In Bacteroidales bacterium, the genomic window AGGACTGATCATGCCACTTGCGGTTCATTCCGGAACGGTTTGGAAAGAAATTCCTTTGTCGTTGCTTGCAGCGGTGCTGCTTTTCCTGCTTGCAGGCAATTTTAGTTTGGGGGCCGGCATACTTTCCCAGATTGACGGACTGATACTCTTATGCTTCTTTGCGGCCTTCCTGTATTATGTTTACAGGCAATTACGAACCGACCCTGCAAACATTGAAATCAAACATAAACATGTGGCCGGGCATATTATTTTCTTTCTGCTGGTAGGCGGCCTTGCCGGCCTGGTTGCCGGAGGAAAATTTGTTGTTGACAGCGCCGTGAAAATAGCAAGCGAGCTTGGCGTTGAACAGAAGATTATCGGCCTCACAATTGTAGCTGCCGGAACCTCCCTTCCCGAACTTGCTACATCCGTGGTAGCAGCCCTGAAGAAAAACGCTGACATTGCCGTTGGCAACATCATTGGTTCCAATATTTTCAATATTTTCCTGATCCTCGCAGTAAGCTCACTCATCCGCCCGCTGAATTACGATCCTGCTTTCAATAAGGATTTACTTTTACTCAGCGGGGGAACCATTTTTCTTTTTATCGCCATGTTCACCGGCAAGAAAAAACAACTCGACCGCTGGGAAGCCGGAGTCTTACTGCTTG contains:
- a CDS encoding calcium/sodium antiporter; translation: MIIQLLLLVAGLLLLVKGAGWLVDGATALAKKYNIPDLAIGLTIVAFGTSAPELVVNAFAASNGFDGIVFGNVIGSNNFNLFVILGISGLIMPLAVHSGTVWKEIPLSLLAAVLLFLLAGNFSLGAGILSQIDGLILLCFFAAFLYYVYRQLRTDPANIEIKHKHVAGHIIFFLLVGGLAGLVAGGKFVVDSAVKIASELGVEQKIIGLTIVAAGTSLPELATSVVAALKKNADIAVGNIIGSNIFNIFLILAVSSLIRPLNYDPAFNKDLLLLSGGTIFLFIAMFTGKKKQLDRWEAGVLLLAFAGYITYMLRTV